In Paenibacillus kyungheensis, the following are encoded in one genomic region:
- the yfmH gene encoding EF-P 5-aminopentanol modification-associated protein YfmH, translating to MESIRYDRLQETLYFETMDNGLQVYVLPKEGFQKTYATFATKYGSVDNHFQVEGQEEVKVPDGIAHFLEHKMFEEPDGVDVFSKFSVKGASANAFTSFEQTVYLFSATEQIEDNLETLLNYVQNPYFTKENVDKEKGIIGQEIQMYQDNADWRVYYGLLEAMYQKNPLRIDIAGTIESISTITKDTLYECYNTFYHPSNMMLFVVGGVDPATVIEQVRANQQAKDYQPQGSISRFFEEEPVAVGEPWHEVRLPVSEPKCLLGLKEVKNGLTGEALQRRTLTTKLMLDLLLGNSTQLYQTLYDEELISDDFGSDYSSTTEYGYSMMGGDTRDPKLLVQRLQEEINKVIATGFSQDAFDRALRKKIGGYLRMLNSPESIAHEFTRNRFRDSDFFDILPIYESLTVEDVNARLREHMNWDQLAVSVVVSP from the coding sequence ATGGAAAGTATCCGCTATGATCGTTTACAAGAAACTTTATATTTCGAAACTATGGATAATGGATTACAAGTATATGTGCTTCCCAAAGAAGGATTTCAAAAAACATATGCTACATTTGCTACCAAATATGGCTCTGTAGATAATCATTTCCAAGTAGAAGGACAAGAAGAAGTTAAAGTACCGGATGGGATTGCTCACTTTTTGGAGCATAAAATGTTTGAAGAACCTGATGGTGTCGATGTATTTTCTAAATTTTCGGTTAAAGGTGCTTCGGCTAACGCATTTACTAGCTTTGAGCAGACGGTATATTTATTTTCTGCAACTGAACAGATTGAAGATAATTTAGAAACATTGCTTAATTATGTACAAAACCCTTACTTTACTAAAGAAAATGTAGATAAAGAAAAAGGGATTATCGGTCAAGAAATTCAAATGTATCAAGATAATGCCGACTGGCGTGTATATTATGGATTGTTAGAAGCAATGTATCAAAAAAATCCATTACGTATTGATATCGCAGGTACGATTGAATCGATCAGTACGATTACAAAAGATACACTGTATGAGTGTTACAACACGTTTTATCATCCTTCCAATATGATGTTATTTGTAGTAGGTGGAGTAGATCCTGCGACAGTGATCGAGCAAGTGCGTGCTAATCAGCAAGCCAAAGATTATCAACCACAAGGTTCGATCAGTCGTTTCTTTGAAGAAGAACCGGTAGCTGTAGGTGAACCATGGCATGAAGTTCGTTTGCCTGTATCAGAGCCTAAATGCCTATTAGGTCTAAAAGAAGTCAAAAATGGTCTGACTGGTGAAGCATTGCAACGTCGTACATTAACGACCAAGCTGATGCTTGATTTGTTACTTGGTAACAGTACTCAGTTGTATCAGACATTGTATGATGAAGAATTAATTTCCGATGATTTCGGTAGTGATTATAGCAGTACAACAGAGTATGGTTATTCGATGATGGGTGGAGATACCCGCGATCCTAAATTACTTGTACAACGTCTGCAAGAAGAGATCAATAAAGTGATTGCTACAGGATTTAGCCAGGATGCATTTGATCGTGCATTGCGTAAAAAAATTGGTGGATACTTGCGTATGCTGAATTCACCTGAAAGTATCGCTCATGAATTCACACGCAATCGTTTCCGTGATAGCGACTTTTTCGATATTCTTCCAATCTATGAATCGCTTACAGTAGAAGATGTGAATGCTCGCTTGCGTGAACATATGAACTGGGATCAACTGGCTGTATCGGTGGTTGTTAGTCCGTGA
- the yfmF gene encoding EF-P 5-aminopentanol modification-associated protein YfmF translates to MNNTGFERGEVNGIRVHVMPTTRFKTFAVSLYMGTPLAEDTVTPTALIPFILRRGTAKYPETTQFREALENMYGAGFGFDVYKKGDYQMVQFRMDTINDSFVSADESLLKQSISFLGDAVTNPVLENNAFREKYVTAERENVRKRLESVVNDKIRYAAERCIQEMCKDEPYRLNALGQLSDLDGLNGANVYERYQQWLENSTMDLYVVGDTTLEEVLELVGSQFARKTNTLHAYKISIPRSAGAEVKHIVEKMEISQGKLNMGLRTPITYGDNRYASAWVANGILGGFPHSKLFTNVREKESLAYYVGSRFDPYKGITTIQSGIEIQNFDKALNIIKEQLANLQAGDISESEISQTKAMIRNDLLESRDSAYQMIGYDFNGRFADKDRPVEQLLSEVESVTPEQIQSAASVLTLDTIYFLTTEQKEA, encoded by the coding sequence TTGAATAATACCGGATTCGAACGCGGTGAAGTAAATGGGATACGTGTACATGTAATGCCAACTACACGATTCAAAACATTTGCCGTTTCACTTTATATGGGAACCCCCCTTGCAGAAGATACAGTTACTCCTACAGCTTTGATTCCTTTTATTTTGCGTAGAGGAACAGCCAAGTATCCAGAAACAACACAATTTCGTGAAGCTTTAGAAAATATGTATGGTGCAGGCTTTGGATTTGATGTATACAAAAAAGGCGATTATCAGATGGTGCAATTCCGTATGGATACGATCAATGATTCGTTTGTATCTGCTGATGAATCGCTGTTAAAACAAAGCATTTCTTTTTTAGGAGATGCCGTAACCAATCCTGTACTTGAAAATAATGCATTCCGTGAAAAATATGTAACCGCAGAACGTGAAAATGTTCGTAAACGCTTGGAGTCTGTAGTAAACGATAAAATTCGTTATGCTGCTGAACGTTGTATCCAGGAAATGTGCAAAGATGAGCCTTATCGCTTAAACGCTTTGGGACAACTAAGTGATCTGGACGGGCTTAATGGTGCTAATGTATATGAACGTTACCAACAATGGCTTGAAAATAGCACGATGGATCTGTATGTTGTGGGTGATACTACCCTTGAAGAAGTGTTAGAACTTGTAGGCAGTCAATTTGCTCGCAAAACAAATACACTACATGCTTACAAAATATCGATTCCGCGCTCTGCTGGTGCAGAAGTCAAACATATTGTTGAAAAAATGGAAATCAGTCAAGGTAAACTAAATATGGGATTACGTACACCGATTACGTACGGAGATAATCGTTATGCTTCCGCTTGGGTAGCAAATGGTATTTTAGGTGGTTTCCCGCATTCTAAATTGTTTACCAATGTACGTGAAAAAGAAAGTTTGGCTTACTATGTAGGCTCACGCTTTGATCCATACAAAGGCATTACAACGATCCAATCAGGAATTGAAATACAGAACTTTGATAAAGCATTAAATATTATCAAAGAACAATTGGCTAATCTACAAGCTGGAGATATCAGTGAATCAGAGATTAGTCAGACCAAAGCTATGATCCGTAACGATTTGTTAGAGTCTCGTGATTCTGCGTATCAAATGATCGGTTATGATTTTAATGGTCGTTTTGCAGATAAAGATCGTCCTGTAGAACAATTGTTGTCTGAAGTAGAATCGGTTACACCAGAGCAGATCCAGTCTGCTGCAAGTGTATTAACGCTTGATACGATTTATTTCCTTACGACAGAACAGAAGGAGGCATAA
- a CDS encoding helix-turn-helix domain-containing protein yields MSDLGRQLRDARLAKGLSLDDVQEMTKIRKRYLEAIEAGDFKVLPGSFYVRAFIKTYAEAVGLSADELLQEHQDDVPETETEAVMEPVVQQRRAARRTSSSGGRSGKWLSTTLMWIFPLLIVVLVYIFVVRNDNGAPEVASNNKGQQQQETTTKPTTTTTPPATTTPESTTTTPESTTTTPPTGAGTEQEQSTPDATGTDEEATDSTTPPTDTASQPVVTQAGKEGRNTIFNVNYTGTTPLKVSIKATGQSWLEVYKSADSSGERLFFNNTESGQDLSYDLGDTGLYIKSGNSPATDITINGQPITDGKATSRIVLKLVKEAATDSSTDSTSTSTDSSTDGTTDESTSTETSGN; encoded by the coding sequence ATGTCAGATCTAGGTCGGCAGTTAAGGGATGCCCGCCTTGCGAAAGGTTTATCACTTGATGATGTGCAAGAAATGACCAAAATACGTAAACGCTATTTGGAAGCAATTGAAGCAGGAGATTTTAAGGTGCTTCCAGGCAGTTTTTATGTACGTGCATTTATTAAAACGTATGCGGAAGCGGTAGGTCTTAGTGCGGACGAGTTGTTACAAGAGCATCAAGACGATGTTCCAGAGACCGAAACAGAAGCAGTGATGGAACCGGTAGTGCAACAAAGGCGAGCGGCAAGAAGAACATCTTCATCAGGAGGACGAAGCGGCAAATGGTTATCAACCACATTAATGTGGATCTTCCCATTATTAATTGTCGTGTTGGTCTATATTTTTGTAGTACGTAATGATAATGGCGCTCCTGAAGTGGCAAGTAATAACAAAGGTCAACAGCAACAAGAAACAACAACGAAGCCAACGACCACCACTACACCGCCAGCGACTACAACACCTGAAAGCACAACAACGACTCCAGAAAGTACAACGACAACACCACCTACTGGAGCAGGTACAGAGCAAGAACAATCAACACCTGATGCAACTGGGACGGATGAAGAAGCAACAGATTCTACAACACCGCCTACAGACACAGCATCACAACCTGTCGTTACACAAGCAGGTAAAGAAGGAAGAAATACTATTTTTAATGTGAATTACACAGGTACAACACCGCTTAAAGTAAGTATCAAAGCAACAGGTCAAAGCTGGCTTGAAGTATACAAATCAGCAGATTCTAGTGGAGAACGTTTATTTTTCAATAATACGGAAAGTGGACAAGACCTTTCTTATGATCTAGGCGATACAGGATTATATATCAAATCTGGTAATTCTCCAGCGACAGATATTACAATTAATGGACAACCAATCACAGATGGTAAAGCAACTTCACGTATTGTTCTAAAATTAGTAAAAGAAGCCGCTACAGATAGTAGTACTGATTCTACAAGCACATCTACAGATTCTTCTACAGATGGAACTACTGACGAATCAACTTCTACAGAGACAAGCGGAAATTAA
- a CDS encoding DUF3388 domain-containing protein: MELKQWYLEYRIHKNRPGLLGDVASLLGMLNVNILTINGVEGKTRGMLLETDDDEKIRLLGDMLAKVSNITVTALRQPKLVDILAVRHGRYIERDSDDKKTFRFTRDELGLLVDFLGEIFKREGNQIIGLRGMPRVGKTESIIAGSVCAMKRWTFVSSTLLRQTVRSQLSEEENNPNNIFIIDGIVSTIRSNERHHQLLQDIMAMPSTKVIEHPDIFVRESDYEYSDFNIIIELRNNPGEEIVYDTFTESYADDI, encoded by the coding sequence GTGGAACTAAAACAGTGGTATTTGGAATACAGGATACATAAAAATCGTCCTGGTCTATTGGGAGATGTAGCGTCTTTATTAGGTATGCTGAATGTTAACATTTTGACCATTAATGGTGTAGAGGGTAAGACACGTGGTATGCTATTAGAGACGGATGATGATGAGAAGATTCGTCTCCTTGGTGATATGCTTGCCAAAGTTAGCAATATTACAGTGACGGCTTTGCGTCAACCCAAGCTTGTTGATATTTTAGCAGTACGTCATGGACGTTATATTGAGCGTGATTCGGATGACAAAAAAACATTCCGTTTTACAAGAGATGAATTAGGCTTACTGGTTGATTTCTTAGGTGAAATCTTCAAACGTGAAGGCAATCAAATTATCGGTTTACGCGGAATGCCTCGTGTTGGTAAAACAGAATCGATTATTGCAGGTAGCGTATGTGCGATGAAACGCTGGACATTTGTGTCTTCGACGTTGCTAAGACAAACTGTACGAAGCCAATTATCAGAAGAGGAAAACAATCCAAACAACATCTTTATTATCGATGGGATTGTCAGTACGATTCGTTCCAATGAACGTCACCATCAATTGCTTCAAGATATTATGGCGATGCCAAGTACCAAAGTGATCGAACATCCCGATATTTTTGTGCGGGAATCTGATTATGAATACAGTGATTTCAACATTATTATTGAATTGCGCAACAATCCGGGAGAAGAGATCGTCTATGATACATTCACGGAAAGTTATGCGGATGATATATAA
- the ymfI gene encoding elongation factor P 5-aminopentanone reductase produces the protein MTVLITGASKGIGAATAKRFAMAGINVAVHYRSSHEEANDVARICLEYGVKVLTIAADLRSMEQIKRMRDKLEQHDMLPDILVNNAGIAHYGMLTDMTEQDFDDVIATNLKSVFLCTQVFMPHMINQRYGRIINVSSIWGITGASCEVLYSASKGGINAFTKALAKELAPSGVTVNAIAPGVVRTEMIAHLEPAEIESLEEEIPAGRIAEPDEIASMVYFLALPESGYMTGQVVSPNGGFLT, from the coding sequence ATGACTGTACTGATTACAGGTGCAAGTAAAGGAATAGGGGCTGCTACAGCAAAGCGATTTGCTATGGCTGGAATCAATGTAGCTGTTCATTATCGCAGTTCGCATGAAGAAGCAAATGATGTTGCTCGTATATGTCTGGAATATGGTGTGAAAGTGTTGACCATTGCCGCAGACTTACGCAGTATGGAGCAGATTAAGCGAATGCGTGATAAGTTAGAACAGCATGATATGTTGCCTGATATTTTGGTAAATAATGCAGGAATTGCTCATTATGGCATGCTTACCGATATGACAGAACAAGATTTCGACGATGTTATAGCGACAAATCTCAAAAGTGTATTTCTCTGTACTCAAGTCTTTATGCCTCATATGATCAATCAACGCTATGGGCGGATTATTAATGTATCTAGTATCTGGGGCATTACAGGCGCTTCTTGTGAAGTATTGTATTCGGCAAGTAAAGGTGGTATCAATGCTTTTACTAAAGCGTTAGCCAAAGAACTAGCCCCTTCAGGTGTGACAGTGAATGCTATCGCCCCCGGAGTCGTTCGGACTGAAATGATTGCTCATCTGGAACCTGCAGAGATTGAGTCACTAGAAGAAGAGATTCCAGCAGGACGAATCGCTGAACCAGATGAGATTGCTTCGATGGTTTACTTTTTGGCTTTGCCGGAATCAGGTTATATGACAGGTCAAGTGGTGAGTCCTAACGGTGGATTTTTGACCTGA
- the pgsA gene encoding CDP-diacylglycerol--glycerol-3-phosphate 3-phosphatidyltransferase yields MNLPNRITLTRIFLVPVMMLFLLVNFSFGEELLKIGASFEVSYNDLIAALIFIIAASTDGIDGHIARSRNLVTNLGKLLDPLADKLLVSAALISLVALGKCEAWMVVVIISREFAVTGLRQIALLDGKVMAASNWGKAKTITQIIAISALMINNFPFALLGIPFAEIMIWIATLITIYSGIDYFVKNKSVIHFSE; encoded by the coding sequence ATGAATTTACCTAATCGCATAACGCTTACACGTATTTTCTTAGTACCAGTGATGATGTTGTTCCTGCTCGTTAATTTTTCGTTTGGAGAAGAGCTTTTAAAAATTGGAGCATCTTTTGAGGTCAGTTATAACGATCTGATTGCAGCATTAATTTTTATTATTGCAGCCAGTACAGATGGAATTGACGGACATATTGCCCGTAGTCGTAACTTGGTAACGAATCTAGGCAAATTACTTGATCCTTTGGCTGATAAATTATTAGTATCTGCCGCTTTGATCTCTTTGGTTGCACTGGGCAAATGTGAAGCATGGATGGTTGTAGTTATTATCAGTCGCGAATTTGCAGTCACAGGACTTCGTCAAATTGCTTTATTGGATGGTAAAGTAATGGCTGCTAGCAATTGGGGCAAAGCCAAAACGATTACACAAATTATTGCGATTTCTGCTTTGATGATTAACAATTTTCCATTTGCTCTACTAGGTATTCCATTTGCAGAAATTATGATCTGGATAGCTACGTTGATCACCATCTATTCAGGGATAGATTATTTTGTCAAAAACAAATCGGTTATTCATTTTTCCGAATAA
- a CDS encoding regulatory protein RecX, producing the protein MADYRRYSKKTSNTTSEPEGDEEWDIYADEGERLDGFPEEGEVEITAVTPLRKPRHHYKLSFGELALMVHEDVMIKYRLLKGMSFSKEELENIVIANERQTAYAESLNYLSRKARTRTEIARKLKEKEIHPEIIETTLVRLQQEKLIDDELYAQQWAKQRVKSQKKGKVWIRQELRQKGVNKENIEQALEDIDPDDEIASATILAEKKWKSTSGEVFDKKRKTMAFLMRRGYSSDIVRKALEAVQQKPEDDWE; encoded by the coding sequence ATGGCTGATTATCGTCGTTATTCCAAAAAAACATCAAATACTACATCTGAACCTGAGGGCGATGAAGAATGGGATATCTATGCAGATGAAGGAGAACGCTTAGATGGGTTTCCCGAGGAAGGTGAAGTAGAGATTACCGCTGTAACCCCTCTACGTAAGCCTAGGCATCATTACAAGTTATCTTTCGGGGAATTGGCTCTTATGGTACATGAAGATGTTATGATCAAATATAGGCTGTTAAAAGGGATGTCTTTTTCTAAAGAAGAACTAGAGAATATTGTTATTGCGAATGAACGTCAAACAGCATATGCAGAATCTTTAAATTATTTAAGCCGTAAAGCAAGAACTCGTACTGAGATTGCACGCAAACTTAAAGAAAAAGAAATCCATCCTGAAATTATCGAAACGACTCTGGTGCGATTACAACAAGAGAAATTGATCGATGATGAGTTATATGCTCAACAGTGGGCGAAGCAAAGAGTCAAAAGTCAGAAAAAAGGTAAAGTATGGATTAGACAAGAATTACGCCAAAAAGGTGTAAATAAAGAAAATATTGAGCAAGCTTTGGAAGATATCGATCCAGATGATGAGATAGCCAGTGCTACTATATTGGCAGAAAAAAAATGGAAATCCACTTCGGGAGAAGTTTTTGATAAAAAAAGAAAAACAATGGCTTTTTTAATGAGAAGAGGATATTCTTCGGATATTGTAAGGAAAGCATTGGAAGCTGTTCAACAAAAACCAGAAGATGATTGGGAATAA
- a CDS encoding competence/damage-inducible protein A produces the protein MKAEIIAVGTELLLGQITNTNARYLSQQLSYIGIDVYYQTVVGDNLNRLKQAIELASSRADVILFSGGIGPTQDDLTKDALAEVLGRSIYIDPSSMEKVASFFEGRNITMTENNRRQALVIENSHVLANSTGLAVGIAIEDKEKYYIVLPGPPKELQPMFENEAKPWLLEHVLTDEHPIYSKMLKFAGIGESALEEALIDLINDQSDPTIAPYAKEAEVTIRLTTKAATEKEAMVKLKQMESQIRERLPDHMYADQDIGIEEQILLMMTGMKLTLTAAESCTGGLLMQNLTAIPGSGNVFLGGIVCYSNEMKEKMLNVPRELLEGEEAPGAVSPEVAEVLADEARKILDTDFAVSITGVAGPGSSERKPVGLVYIGLAERNQPTQVFELNIRGNRESIRVRAAKSILYRLWLRLSELQKESLPQ, from the coding sequence ATGAAAGCAGAAATTATCGCAGTAGGTACAGAACTATTACTAGGTCAAATTACGAATACGAATGCCAGATATTTATCTCAACAATTATCCTATATAGGAATAGATGTATATTATCAGACTGTAGTAGGGGATAACTTAAATCGACTCAAACAAGCGATTGAGCTTGCTAGTAGTCGTGCAGATGTTATTTTATTTTCAGGCGGGATCGGACCAACACAAGATGATTTAACCAAAGATGCATTAGCTGAAGTGCTAGGCAGATCTATTTATATAGATCCTTCTTCTATGGAAAAAGTCGCAAGCTTTTTTGAAGGTAGAAATATTACGATGACTGAAAATAATCGTCGTCAAGCACTGGTTATTGAGAATAGCCATGTATTGGCAAATTCCACAGGGCTTGCTGTCGGTATAGCAATTGAAGATAAAGAAAAATATTATATTGTTCTACCAGGCCCACCAAAAGAGTTACAGCCTATGTTTGAAAATGAAGCAAAACCATGGTTGTTAGAACATGTATTAACAGATGAGCATCCTATTTATTCGAAAATGCTTAAATTTGCCGGTATTGGTGAATCTGCATTGGAGGAAGCATTGATTGATCTGATTAACGATCAAAGTGATCCTACAATTGCTCCATATGCCAAAGAAGCCGAAGTCACGATTCGTCTGACAACCAAAGCGGCTACAGAAAAAGAAGCAATGGTCAAACTCAAACAGATGGAATCTCAAATTCGGGAACGTTTGCCTGACCATATGTATGCTGATCAAGATATCGGAATCGAAGAACAGATTTTGCTGATGATGACAGGTATGAAATTGACACTCACAGCAGCAGAAAGTTGCACAGGTGGTCTATTAATGCAGAATCTAACTGCTATCCCGGGAAGTGGAAATGTATTTCTTGGTGGAATCGTCTGCTATTCCAACGAAATGAAAGAAAAAATGTTAAATGTGCCTCGTGAATTGTTAGAAGGCGAAGAAGCTCCAGGAGCAGTAAGCCCGGAAGTAGCCGAAGTATTAGCCGATGAAGCAAGAAAGATATTAGATACTGATTTTGCTGTTTCGATTACCGGTGTAGCTGGCCCGGGATCTTCAGAACGCAAACCTGTGGGATTAGTCTATATTGGACTCGCAGAACGGAATCAACCTACACAGGTATTTGAATTAAATATACGTGGCAATCGTGAGTCGATTCGTGTTCGCGCTGCCAAAAGTATTCTGTACCGTTTGTGGCTTCGTTTAAGTGAACTTCAGAAGGAATCTTTACCACAGTGA
- a CDS encoding YajQ family cyclic di-GMP-binding protein, with product MADSSFDIVSKMDMQEMTNAITQTEKELASRFDFKGSKSSLTLEKETLVVVSDDDYKLGALIDILQSKMIKRGLPIKNIEYGTIESASMGTVRQRLKLKQGIDQENSKKINTLIRDAKLKVKSQIQGDQIRVTGKNRDDLQAVIQLLRKADLTVDLQFTNMK from the coding sequence ATGGCAGATAGTTCATTCGATATCGTATCCAAAATGGATATGCAAGAAATGACCAATGCTATTACTCAAACGGAGAAAGAATTAGCGAGCCGTTTTGATTTTAAAGGAAGCAAAAGTAGTCTAACTTTGGAAAAAGAAACATTAGTTGTTGTTTCGGATGACGATTATAAGTTGGGTGCTTTGATCGATATTTTGCAATCTAAAATGATCAAAAGAGGATTGCCGATCAAAAATATAGAATATGGAACAATAGAGTCTGCTTCGATGGGAACAGTACGTCAACGACTCAAATTAAAACAAGGCATCGATCAAGAAAACTCCAAAAAAATCAATACATTGATTCGCGATGCGAAGCTGAAAGTAAAAAGTCAGATTCAAGGCGATCAGATTCGGGTTACCGGAAAGAATAGAGATGATTTGCAAGCAGTGATTCAATTGCTTCGCAAAGCTGACCTTACTGTGGATCTTCAATTCACCAATATGAAATAA
- the recA gene encoding recombinase RecA, which translates to MSDRRAALDMALRQIEKQFGKGSVMKLGESTHMQVEVIPSGSIALDIALGTGGMPRGRIIEIYGPESSGKTTVALHAIAEVQKAGGQAAFIDAEHALDPQYAKNLGVNIDELLLSQPDTGEQGLEIAEALVRSGAVDIIVVDSVAALVPKAEIEGEMGDSHVGLQARLMSQALRKLSGAISKSKTITIFINQLREKVGVMFGNPETTPGGRALKFYSTVRLDVRRIEAIKNGNDVVGNRTRIKVVKNKVAPPFKQAEVDIMYGEGISKEGSLIDIGVEHDIVNKSGAWYSYEGERMGQGRENSKQFLKENPHIADIIEQKIRVSSNLTTVVEEPSAEEKEKESLEEQELFSKATE; encoded by the coding sequence TTGTCAGATCGTCGTGCAGCGTTAGATATGGCGCTTCGTCAAATAGAGAAGCAATTCGGTAAAGGTTCAGTTATGAAACTTGGAGAATCCACTCATATGCAAGTTGAAGTTATTCCTAGTGGATCTATTGCATTAGATATTGCTTTGGGTACAGGCGGTATGCCAAGAGGACGTATTATCGAAATATACGGACCAGAATCTTCTGGTAAAACAACTGTAGCGCTTCATGCAATTGCAGAAGTTCAAAAAGCTGGAGGACAAGCAGCATTTATCGATGCAGAGCATGCTCTAGATCCTCAATATGCTAAAAACTTAGGCGTTAACATTGATGAATTACTACTTTCTCAACCAGATACAGGTGAGCAAGGTCTAGAAATCGCTGAAGCACTTGTACGTAGTGGTGCTGTTGATATTATCGTTGTCGATTCTGTAGCAGCATTGGTACCAAAAGCAGAGATCGAAGGCGAAATGGGAGATTCTCACGTTGGTTTGCAAGCACGTTTGATGTCTCAAGCTTTGCGTAAATTGTCTGGTGCAATCAGCAAATCCAAAACAATCACAATCTTTATCAATCAGCTTCGTGAAAAAGTTGGAGTTATGTTTGGTAACCCTGAGACAACTCCAGGTGGTCGTGCGCTTAAATTCTACTCCACTGTACGTTTAGACGTACGTCGTATAGAAGCAATCAAAAACGGTAACGATGTTGTTGGTAACCGTACACGTATCAAAGTTGTTAAAAACAAAGTTGCTCCTCCATTCAAACAAGCTGAAGTAGATATCATGTACGGAGAAGGTATCTCTAAAGAAGGTAGCTTGATCGATATTGGTGTAGAACACGATATTGTAAATAAAAGTGGTGCTTGGTACTCTTACGAAGGTGAACGTATGGGTCAAGGTCGTGAGAACTCTAAACAATTCTTGAAAGAAAATCCGCATATTGCAGATATCATCGAGCAAAAAATTCGTGTATCTAGCAATTTAACAACAGTGGTTGAAGAACCATCTGCTGAAGAAAAAGAAAAAGAGAGTCTTGAAGAGCAAGAATTATTCTCTAAAGCAACTGAATAA